Proteins from a single region of Candidatus Binatia bacterium:
- a CDS encoding NADH-quinone oxidoreductase subunit A, producing MNPYGPVAIFLGVAVAAALFFTVLPGLLARAKPNAHKREAYECGVEPTSPVVGRFPIRFYMVAMLFVVFDVEAASFYPWAVQMHALRVFGLLEMIVFIVVLAIGYAYVWKKGGFVWR from the coding sequence ATGAATCCGTACGGTCCGGTCGCAATCTTCCTCGGCGTAGCGGTCGCGGCGGCGCTGTTCTTCACGGTCCTCCCAGGACTGCTGGCGCGCGCCAAGCCGAACGCGCACAAGCGGGAGGCCTATGAGTGCGGCGTCGAGCCCACGTCGCCGGTGGTCGGACGCTTTCCCATACGGTTCTACATGGTCGCGATGCTCTTCGTGGTGTTCGACGTGGAGGCGGCGTCGTTTTATCCTTGGGCCGTGCAGATGCACGCGTTGCGGGTCTTCGGCCTGCTCGAGATGATCGTCTTCATCGTCGTGCTGGCGATCGGCTATGCGTACGTGTGGAAGAAGGGCGGCTTCGTATGGCGGTAG